One genomic segment of Candidatus Poribacteria bacterium includes these proteins:
- a CDS encoding GTP-binding protein, translating to MLNNQVPVTVLTGFLGSGKTTLLNRILTENHGKRIAVIENEFGEIGVDNDLVIGAEEEIFEMNNGCICCTVRGDLIRILGNLMKRRDKFDYIMVETTGLADPGPVAQTFFMDTEMQEKLQLDSVTTLVDAKHIWQHIDDSDEAREQIAFADVILLNKIDLVTEGELKQLEARIRSMNAAAKIYRTKDAVVEMDKILNVGGFDLDRAMEIDPQFMEPEYPFEWAGVYNLSVGTHELVLQEGPDPTMKVALVPVNASTDEALEAAVEPVVMVFSDDEHQLSAGGTLQPSGRLIALNLTADELRFDVQIGRPGAYALFTEHHPDEFQAQLLGSGALVKPVVEREFKPDHEHDDEVTSVGITTPGDLDPDRLNDWISNLLRTKGIDIFRMKGILSIKGQPERFVFQGVHMLFDGRPDRPWGGEQRYNSLIFIGRNLDRAELTEGFEACLA from the coding sequence ATGCTAAACAATCAGGTCCCCGTCACCGTGTTGACGGGCTTTTTGGGATCTGGTAAAACCACGCTTCTCAATCGTATTCTTACCGAAAACCATGGCAAACGTATCGCCGTCATCGAAAACGAGTTTGGCGAGATCGGTGTCGATAATGATTTGGTCATCGGTGCCGAAGAAGAGATTTTCGAGATGAACAATGGTTGCATCTGCTGCACGGTGCGCGGTGATCTCATCCGTATTTTGGGGAATCTGATGAAGCGTCGCGATAAGTTCGACTACATCATGGTCGAAACCACAGGGCTTGCGGACCCCGGGCCAGTTGCTCAGACGTTCTTCATGGACACCGAAATGCAGGAGAAACTGCAACTGGATTCCGTCACGACGCTGGTTGATGCCAAACACATTTGGCAGCACATCGATGACAGCGACGAGGCGCGTGAACAGATTGCCTTTGCCGATGTCATTTTGTTGAACAAGATTGACCTTGTGACCGAGGGAGAGTTAAAGCAACTGGAAGCCAGAATTCGCAGCATGAACGCTGCAGCGAAGATTTATCGCACGAAAGACGCCGTGGTTGAAATGGACAAGATTCTCAATGTCGGCGGATTCGATCTCGACCGGGCGATGGAGATTGACCCACAGTTTATGGAACCGGAGTATCCCTTTGAATGGGCTGGTGTTTATAACCTTTCGGTAGGCACGCATGAACTGGTTCTCCAAGAAGGTCCTGACCCGACGATGAAAGTCGCGTTGGTGCCCGTAAATGCATCAACCGATGAAGCTTTGGAGGCCGCTGTTGAGCCAGTCGTTATGGTTTTCTCCGATGATGAGCATCAACTTTCGGCGGGTGGCACCCTTCAACCGAGTGGACGTCTCATTGCGTTAAATCTCACAGCGGACGAATTACGCTTTGACGTGCAGATCGGCCGCCCCGGCGCTTACGCACTGTTTACCGAGCATCACCCCGACGAATTTCAAGCACAGCTCCTTGGCAGTGGTGCCCTTGTCAAGCCAGTTGTTGAACGCGAATTTAAGCCAGACCACGAACATGATGACGAGGTCACATCGGTCGGCATCACAACCCCCGGCGACCTCGACCCCGACCGGCTGAACGATTGGATTAGCAACCTGCTTCGGACAAAAGGTATCGACATCTTCCGCATGAAAGGTATTCTGAGCATTAAGGGGCAGCCAGAGCGATTCGTCTTCCAAGGTGTGCATATGCTCTTCGATGGGCGCCCCGACCGTCCGTGGGGCGGTGAACAGCGCTACAATAGCCTCATCTTTATCGGGCGCAACCTCGACCGGGCCGAATTGACTGAAGGGTTTGAAGCATGTCTCGCTTGA
- a CDS encoding transposase codes for MYTTLYKLFRAPRNRNLKRKTWIAHTIWNYFLGWQRTRYALGLPYMSFKEMSREFTVLKNSHPEIFAHWRELNTWSAREILKRLDAGYIRFFKGLAKRPPKFRSWRKPYSFTMCQSGFKFADPEEGDLGFGIYGDRVRIMKRDYRFNLSRPILGNIRAVTVKADALGDFYMSVVTDHIATEVTPKTGQAAGYDFGIKTMFTCSDGTQRESPHFYSTVQSKLKSAQQRQSSKQKGSNNRERERLNAARVHRKIRWLREDHHWKLAKQLVHQYDVLFFETLSFEGMKRLWGRKVSDIAPYAFHLKLRHQAKKHGKHVCYIDRFEPTSKTCSHCGQIDMFMTLDVRKWKCSGCKRKHHRDVNAAINILKVGASTFGVEGVRLAIASNPRRLHPKSIPHDPHRKAKDS; via the coding sequence ATGTATACCACACTCTATAAATTATTTCGTGCGCCACGCAATCGGAACTTAAAACGAAAGACGTGGATCGCACACACAATATGGAACTATTTTCTCGGTTGGCAACGCACGCGCTATGCTCTTGGACTTCCCTATATGTCTTTTAAGGAGATGTCGCGTGAGTTCACCGTTCTAAAGAACTCGCATCCAGAAATATTTGCACATTGGCGAGAACTTAACACGTGGTCAGCGCGTGAGATACTCAAAAGACTTGATGCGGGTTACATCCGTTTCTTTAAAGGTCTTGCGAAACGTCCTCCGAAGTTTCGGTCCTGGCGAAAACCTTACTCGTTCACGATGTGCCAATCCGGTTTTAAGTTTGCTGATCCCGAAGAAGGCGATTTAGGGTTTGGTATCTATGGCGATCGCGTTCGGATTATGAAACGCGACTACCGTTTTAATCTCAGTCGCCCGATACTCGGTAATATCAGGGCTGTCACCGTCAAAGCAGATGCGCTTGGAGATTTCTATATGTCCGTTGTAACAGACCACATTGCCACCGAAGTCACACCCAAGACGGGTCAAGCTGCAGGGTACGACTTCGGTATCAAAACGATGTTCACCTGTTCCGACGGCACCCAACGGGAATCCCCTCACTTCTATAGCACCGTACAATCGAAACTCAAATCAGCTCAACAGAGGCAGTCAAGCAAACAAAAAGGGAGCAACAACAGAGAACGTGAACGTCTAAATGCTGCGCGTGTTCACCGTAAAATCAGATGGCTCCGCGAAGATCATCATTGGAAACTTGCCAAGCAATTGGTGCATCAATACGATGTCTTGTTTTTTGAGACGCTTTCGTTTGAAGGAATGAAACGTCTCTGGGGACGCAAGGTCTCTGATATTGCGCCGTATGCGTTTCATCTGAAGTTGCGACATCAAGCGAAAAAGCACGGAAAGCACGTCTGCTATATTGATAGATTTGAGCCGACATCCAAAACGTGTAGTCACTGCGGACAAATAGATATGTTCATGACTCTTGATGTCCGTAAGTGGAAATGTTCAGGTTGCAAGCGAAAACATCACCGCGATGTCAACGCTGCAATCAATATACTTAAGGTTGGGGCATCAACCTTTGGGGTAGAGGGTGTCAGACTTGCCATCGCAAGCAACCCTCGTAGACTTCATCCAAAGTCTATACCCCACGATCCACACAGAAAAGCAAAGGATTCTTAG
- a CDS encoding amidohydrolase family protein yields MIVDTHVHVWEIDPPKYPVGPTAPSWNSYPDEPGTADELLSEMDAHGVDWTVLVQTSWSTWDNGYIADSVKRFPDRFIGHGLIDPQDPNNAEQVRYWIKARGLVGFRFHPMYYSDEKILLTQQNGPMWEEIAALDAIIQFHLRAEFADQVAVIAERYPHLRLILDHMGYPQVGDAEAAFQPIVELARYDNVHLKLSDVAGRSHQGFPYADVHPFIEKLLSVFGAERTVWGTGYPGHHRQKHNWPSLAQELQLIREGLPFLTENNKDRILGGTAAQIWNLTT; encoded by the coding sequence ATGATTGTAGATACCCATGTGCATGTCTGGGAAATCGATCCCCCGAAGTATCCCGTCGGTCCCACTGCCCCGAGTTGGAACTCCTATCCAGACGAACCCGGGACCGCCGATGAACTCCTATCAGAAATGGACGCCCACGGCGTAGACTGGACAGTCCTCGTGCAGACCAGTTGGTCGACGTGGGATAACGGCTACATCGCCGATTCGGTAAAACGATTTCCAGATCGGTTTATCGGACACGGCCTAATCGATCCACAAGATCCGAACAACGCCGAGCAGGTGCGCTACTGGATAAAAGCGCGCGGTTTGGTCGGTTTCCGTTTCCATCCGATGTACTACTCCGATGAAAAGATTTTGCTCACCCAACAGAACGGACCGATGTGGGAAGAAATCGCGGCGTTGGATGCCATCATCCAATTTCACCTCCGCGCCGAGTTCGCGGATCAGGTGGCTGTTATTGCGGAACGGTACCCGCATCTGAGGCTTATTCTCGATCACATGGGATACCCACAGGTGGGTGATGCGGAAGCGGCGTTTCAACCCATTGTGGAACTCGCACGTTATGATAACGTCCACTTGAAACTATCGGATGTCGCTGGACGCTCACACCAAGGGTTCCCTTACGCAGACGTGCATCCGTTTATTGAGAAGTTGCTGTCGGTTTTCGGAGCGGAGCGAACGGTGTGGGGAACAGGTTATCCCGGCCATCACAGACAAAAACACAACTGGCCCTCTTTAGCGCAGGAACTCCAACTCATTCGCGAAGGACTTCCGTTCTTGACAGAGAATAATAAGGATCGGATCCTCGGCGGCACAGCGGCGCAGATATGGAATTTAACGACATAG
- a CDS encoding manganese transporter: MQRIYIAVCLIGILIWTGCDPKGQPDAATGDKLRVVTTIGMITDIVKNVGGPRVEVTGMVAPGIDPHFYNPTPKDVQRLGSAHIIFYNGLHLEAKMVDILAKMSEDTLTVAVTDAVDRSLLLTPPEYEGLYDPHLWFDVKLWMRAVERVRDALSEFDADNVVLYRSNAERYLTKLTELDEYVKAQVERVPSRQRVLVTAHDCFNYFGKAYGFEVRGLQGVSTATEIGIADVQELATFIAERRIPAIFVESSVSSRSLEAVKAAVKSKGFDVKIGGVLFTDAMGNEGTPEGTYIGMIRYNINTVVHALIGKSEL; this comes from the coding sequence ATGCAGAGAATATACATTGCAGTGTGTTTAATAGGTATACTGATATGGACTGGCTGTGATCCGAAGGGACAGCCCGATGCTGCCACAGGCGATAAACTTCGCGTTGTTACCACGATCGGTATGATTACTGACATTGTTAAAAATGTTGGCGGTCCGCGCGTTGAGGTGACCGGGATGGTGGCACCTGGAATAGACCCACACTTTTACAACCCGACACCTAAAGATGTTCAAAGGCTCGGTTCAGCACATATCATCTTCTATAACGGGCTGCACCTTGAAGCAAAAATGGTGGACATCCTTGCGAAGATGTCGGAGGACACGCTGACAGTCGCCGTAACAGACGCCGTAGATCGGAGTCTACTGCTAACACCGCCAGAATACGAGGGGCTCTATGATCCGCACTTATGGTTTGACGTGAAGCTTTGGATGCGAGCGGTGGAAAGGGTTCGCGATGCTCTGAGTGAATTCGATGCCGATAATGTTGTCCTGTACCGAAGCAATGCCGAACGCTACCTCACAAAACTCACGGAACTCGATGAATACGTAAAGGCACAAGTGGAACGTGTGCCATCTCGGCAACGCGTCCTTGTGACGGCGCACGACTGTTTTAACTACTTCGGAAAGGCGTACGGGTTTGAGGTGCGCGGATTACAAGGTGTTAGCACCGCGACAGAGATCGGTATCGCTGATGTACAGGAATTGGCGACGTTTATTGCGGAGCGGCGTATCCCTGCTATTTTTGTAGAGTCATCCGTCTCTTCACGGAGTCTCGAAGCGGTGAAAGCCGCTGTGAAGTCAAAAGGATTTGATGTGAAGATCGGTGGTGTGCTTTTCACAGATGCTATGGGAAACGAGGGGACACCTGAAGGCACCTACATTGGGATGATCCGATATAATATTAATACGGTTGTCCATGCTTTGATTGGGAAATCGGAGTTATAA
- a CDS encoding molybdopterin molybdotransferase MoeA — protein sequence MLSVEEARQQMLNTIPVLPTEKREILSCAGYVLAEGLHAEENIPPFDNSAMDGYAVRAADVQNASETNPAVLSIVETLAAGYAPTKQVAAGQAARIMTGAMMPEGADAVVMQEVTQQEGNEVKIFESIDKTGNVRFTGESVATGQQVMGKGKYLRPPEVSMLASLNRPEATVYRKPTVAIVSTGDELLLLGEPLEPGKIRESNRYGLYAQVEEAGGIPIDMGIAPDDEAEIERIFRAALANADALITSGGVSVGEHDFVKSVLERLGEVNFWRVAMKPGKPQAYGIADGKPIFGLPGNPVSSLVVFELFVRPALLKMAGHTELLRPTFKATLAESLTNSDGRVNYMRAILKESNGHYTAETTGPQGSGILHSLVLANGLITIPAGATLDAGETVDAQFLF from the coding sequence ATGCTAAGTGTTGAAGAAGCTCGACAACAGATGTTAAACACCATTCCGGTTTTACCCACGGAAAAGCGGGAAATCCTAAGTTGTGCGGGCTACGTTCTCGCAGAGGGACTGCATGCCGAAGAAAACATTCCACCGTTCGACAATTCAGCGATGGATGGATATGCGGTCCGCGCAGCAGACGTCCAAAACGCTTCCGAAACGAATCCTGCTGTCCTCTCGATTGTAGAGACGCTCGCCGCCGGATATGCCCCAACGAAACAGGTCGCCGCCGGGCAAGCTGCACGGATCATGACGGGTGCAATGATGCCTGAAGGTGCCGATGCGGTTGTGATGCAAGAGGTAACCCAGCAAGAGGGAAATGAAGTCAAAATTTTTGAGAGCATTGACAAAACGGGAAACGTCCGTTTCACGGGTGAGAGTGTCGCGACGGGACAACAGGTCATGGGAAAAGGGAAATACCTACGTCCGCCCGAAGTTTCAATGCTCGCCTCTCTTAATCGCCCAGAGGCTACTGTCTATCGCAAACCCACCGTTGCGATTGTTTCCACAGGTGATGAACTCCTGCTACTCGGTGAACCGCTTGAACCGGGAAAAATTCGAGAGAGCAACCGTTACGGTCTCTATGCCCAGGTCGAGGAAGCTGGAGGCATACCCATTGATATGGGTATCGCTCCTGACGATGAAGCAGAAATAGAGCGTATCTTTCGGGCGGCACTCGCAAACGCGGATGCCCTCATTACAAGTGGCGGCGTTTCGGTAGGGGAGCACGACTTTGTGAAAAGTGTTTTGGAGAGATTGGGCGAAGTTAACTTCTGGCGCGTCGCGATGAAACCCGGAAAACCACAGGCTTACGGTATTGCGGACGGAAAACCCATATTCGGATTGCCGGGCAATCCGGTCTCCTCGCTCGTTGTGTTTGAACTTTTTGTGCGACCCGCGCTCCTCAAAATGGCAGGGCATACAGAACTATTGCGTCCGACCTTCAAAGCTACTTTAGCAGAATCCCTTACCAACAGCGACGGACGCGTTAATTATATGCGGGCAATTCTCAAGGAATCCAACGGACATTACACCGCCGAAACGACAGGACCCCAAGGTTCAGGCATTCTGCATTCACTCGTTCTGGCAAACGGCTTAATCACGATTCCAGCCGGTGCGACGTTAGATGCCGGAGAAACAGTGGATGCCCAGTTCCTGTTCTAA
- a CDS encoding MATE family efflux transporter, translating to MRKTRGDLTRGSLLRHLLRLSGPIILSYMLQEAFNIVDMIFVGRLGAGAIAAVGVSGNLIRLIGVFSLGISTGAGIMVAQNLGARNLAQAEHIAMQSILLAVFFSIGVTLVGYPLAEQGLLAVRMVDPEVLRLGTTYMHIILAGISTMFVSMTLGSVFRAGGDTITPMVVLIFATLINIVLDPLLIFGLWGFPKLGVAGSAYATLVGRGASVIILFYLCWSGRAPVSFRSVRYQVDLVEMLDILRLGVYSSMQGFWRHISRLGFLWVIGPYGKTVVAAYTICMRLRILVMNPGFGIANAVVPLVGQNLGANQIERAERATRVANLLGAAIMAVIGAVFFLFPQTFIRIFTPETDVIEIGIIYLRFLSPTFGFIAFSLILGRALNGAGDTFSPMVITLAAQVVIGLGLVILLSHFIGLNGVWSGIALSNVVQGIAMWVWYSTGRWKSIKLVNKKKPKVA from the coding sequence ATGAGAAAAACACGGGGTGATTTGACCCGGGGGAGTCTCCTAAGACACCTGCTACGGTTGTCAGGACCGATAATACTCAGCTACATGCTCCAAGAGGCATTCAACATCGTCGATATGATCTTCGTTGGAAGGCTCGGTGCTGGCGCGATAGCGGCTGTCGGCGTCAGCGGAAACTTAATCCGGTTGATCGGGGTTTTCTCGCTTGGTATTTCAACGGGTGCGGGGATTATGGTTGCCCAGAACCTCGGCGCAAGGAACCTCGCACAAGCCGAGCACATCGCTATGCAGTCGATCCTGTTAGCTGTGTTTTTTTCTATCGGTGTAACCCTCGTCGGCTATCCGTTGGCTGAACAAGGTCTCCTCGCCGTCAGAATGGTAGATCCGGAGGTTTTAAGGCTCGGCACGACTTACATGCATATCATTCTTGCCGGTATTAGTACAATGTTTGTGTCTATGACGCTCGGCTCCGTCTTTCGCGCTGGTGGCGATACAATCACCCCCATGGTAGTGCTGATTTTCGCGACGCTGATTAACATTGTGCTTGATCCGTTGCTGATTTTTGGTTTATGGGGATTTCCAAAACTGGGCGTCGCAGGTTCGGCGTATGCAACGCTGGTCGGCCGTGGAGCGAGCGTAATTATCCTATTCTATCTCTGTTGGAGTGGTCGGGCACCTGTTTCATTTCGGAGCGTTCGGTATCAGGTAGATCTGGTGGAGATGCTTGACATTTTGAGGCTTGGCGTTTACAGCTCTATGCAGGGGTTTTGGCGACATATTTCGCGACTCGGTTTTCTTTGGGTCATCGGACCGTATGGTAAGACGGTTGTCGCGGCATATACGATCTGCATGCGGCTTCGGATCCTTGTCATGAATCCCGGTTTCGGCATCGCAAATGCGGTTGTTCCATTAGTCGGTCAGAATTTAGGGGCGAATCAGATAGAACGCGCTGAGAGAGCGACACGGGTGGCGAACCTTTTAGGTGCGGCAATCATGGCGGTCATCGGTGCGGTTTTCTTCCTTTTTCCACAGACATTCATCCGGATTTTCACACCGGAAACGGATGTTATTGAGATCGGTATCATTTATCTACGGTTTCTGTCCCCGACGTTCGGATTTATCGCCTTTTCGCTGATCTTAGGCAGAGCCCTCAACGGTGCGGGAGACACCTTCTCTCCGATGGTGATTACGCTTGCGGCACAGGTCGTCATCGGGTTGGGACTCGTGATTCTGCTTTCACACTTTATCGGTCTCAATGGCGTTTGGTCGGGTATTGCCCTCTCGAACGTTGTGCAAGGCATTGCGATGTGGGTTTGGTACAGTACTGGAAGGTGGAAGTCAATAAAACTTGTGAATAAAAAGAAACCCAAAGTAGCGTAG
- a CDS encoding MerC domain-containing protein — MGTMVFIIRPRSQFSKEIKLKRYFNRELADTTGACLSVACAACLPVACAIHCLAMPLLVAVLPLIGLGFLVNERAELVLILGAIGLAVGSLTWGVRRHRSWRAFLILIVALAFIATARTAVEGTFEVVFYSIGAILLASAHLVNRHLCKTCLTCDQEGV, encoded by the coding sequence ATGGGGACGATGGTTTTTATCATTCGTCCCCGTTCTCAATTTTCTAAGGAGATAAAATTGAAAAGATATTTTAACCGCGAATTAGCGGATACGACTGGCGCGTGTCTCTCTGTCGCATGCGCGGCGTGTCTCCCCGTCGCATGCGCGATTCATTGCCTCGCGATGCCGCTTTTAGTCGCAGTTTTGCCTTTGATTGGGTTGGGTTTCCTTGTGAATGAACGTGCGGAATTGGTCCTTATCCTTGGGGCAATTGGATTGGCAGTTGGGAGTTTAACGTGGGGGGTTCGACGCCACCGCAGTTGGCGAGCATTTTTGATACTGATAGTGGCGTTGGCATTCATCGCTACCGCTCGAACAGCGGTTGAAGGCACTTTTGAAGTGGTTTTCTACAGTATCGGTGCGATTTTACTCGCCTCCGCACACCTCGTAAATCGGCACCTGTGCAAAACCTGTCTAACATGCGATCAGGAAGGTGTATAA
- a CDS encoding WD40 repeat domain-containing protein translates to MSRLSNLSNRFFQPSQLRENWAATLSDHVIDLAWSPDGRYIAAASVLGPVTIFAGRHGAVIHTFEGHEFGTMSIAWRPDSRALASAGQDGKIRLWDMTSGEATHSLDGGAAWVEHLAWSGGKKPILASAAGRKLKLWNAVGDLVREYLDHQSTISDLQWRPRVRQLASIAYGGVTLWDPQQSEAVRRLEWKGSSLVIAWSPDGKHIATGDQDSTVHFWIMSTGNDLQMSGYPTKVRELSWDATSRYLATGGSDEVTVWDCSGRGPAGTQPITLSGHEDFLSVVRFQHRGKLLASGGADGLVYVWQLRGRRSSLAVHEATLAAGVTSLVWSPNDQYIAVGDESGGVSVFSMS, encoded by the coding sequence ATGTCTCGCTTGAGCAACCTGAGCAACCGCTTTTTCCAGCCCTCTCAACTGCGCGAAAATTGGGCCGCAACCCTCAGCGACCACGTCATTGATCTGGCGTGGTCCCCTGATGGGAGATACATCGCTGCCGCGTCGGTTCTCGGTCCGGTGACAATTTTTGCAGGTCGTCATGGAGCGGTTATCCATACCTTCGAAGGGCATGAATTCGGCACAATGTCAATCGCGTGGCGCCCAGACAGCAGGGCGCTTGCGAGCGCAGGACAAGATGGAAAAATTCGGTTGTGGGATATGACAAGTGGCGAAGCGACCCATTCGCTTGACGGGGGTGCCGCATGGGTTGAGCACTTGGCGTGGAGTGGCGGCAAAAAACCGATACTCGCCTCTGCCGCGGGCCGGAAGCTGAAACTCTGGAACGCTGTCGGTGATCTTGTTCGCGAATATCTCGACCATCAGAGCACGATTTCTGATCTCCAGTGGAGACCGCGTGTCAGGCAACTTGCCTCGATTGCCTACGGCGGTGTCACGCTGTGGGACCCGCAACAGTCGGAAGCCGTCCGCCGATTGGAATGGAAAGGCTCATCACTGGTGATTGCGTGGAGCCCCGACGGCAAACACATCGCCACCGGAGATCAAGATTCGACCGTACATTTCTGGATTATGTCTACCGGTAACGACTTGCAAATGTCTGGTTATCCGACGAAAGTGCGCGAACTCTCGTGGGATGCCACGAGTCGATACTTGGCTACGGGAGGCAGTGATGAAGTTACGGTGTGGGATTGTTCCGGTCGCGGACCGGCGGGTACCCAACCCATTACGCTTTCCGGGCATGAGGATTTTCTCAGCGTCGTGCGTTTTCAACATCGCGGAAAACTGCTGGCATCAGGCGGTGCCGACGGTCTGGTCTACGTCTGGCAATTGCGAGGCAGACGCAGTTCTCTGGCGGTTCATGAAGCCACTCTGGCAGCGGGGGTCACAAGTCTCGTTTGGTCACCGAATGACCAGTATATTGCTGTTGGTGACGAGTCGGGTGGAGTGAGCGTTTTTTCGATGAGTTAA
- a CDS encoding TonB-dependent receptor, with protein sequence MLSTCACLHRSPTVRTLRKCPHLLVFVFGIAGCLFCYLKDVQSASDITQSLEGEVTEERSHARLSGVRVQIKGLERSVRTDASGRFKFDAVPEGQQTLQFLKVGYQFFEQVVDVNAAAPHLKIELAALSFQLQTIRIYGSNRYLSQFEETTDLALDEEELQRRLGMTLANTLANEIGISQRTMGRAIARPVIRGLGGDRLLILENGERTGDKSASSADHAVSIDPTTAEGVEITRGPASLIYGSSTLGGVINVKSNHIPQILPRRLDMHLTFQAESVNSGLTGTTGFTFPIGDFAGGVEWNRRLASDIQTPVGVLENTSLSNVNFSGGASLIKPWGFIGASGSGYRSDYGVPGSPEGHISGVNIVLDKQRYEGQMEYRFNTRMLEKVRLHTAYTRYQHQELESNGTLGVEFGVLTYNFSAMAHVLDNAVAGVWGEYRDHATGGFYWTPHTREFALAGFYLNQRNFDKLTLQGAIRYDLRRSEPFRPGAVVRAGTVRRRDFNGFSGATSGIYHWTDRLSTGATLMKTFRAPGIEELFSDGPHLAVFSYEIGNAELEPEHGYGTELFVKYTNERFRLNLALFRNQIQNYLIPTHSGEKEWGSGAAGWLWIYQYMGHDVVMDGAEIQIGSEVLSQIHLQLNMSYIYGTVQTSGRPLERIPPLNGKFVISYTPTPLHLHVTSRFSGSQTRLGEFEEPTDGYLVYDIGGSLNFSWWQLENMVVFEIENLLDTTYREHLSRIKAVMPEPGRNAKLLYKLNF encoded by the coding sequence ATGTTAAGCACTTGTGCTTGTTTGCACAGGTCTCCCACGGTGAGGACGCTTAGAAAGTGTCCTCACCTATTGGTGTTCGTATTTGGAATAGCAGGATGCCTGTTCTGCTATCTCAAGGATGTCCAAAGTGCTTCGGACATAACGCAGTCTTTGGAAGGAGAAGTTACTGAAGAACGGAGTCATGCTCGCCTGAGTGGCGTTAGAGTCCAGATTAAGGGCCTTGAGAGGAGCGTCCGGACCGATGCAAGCGGTCGGTTTAAGTTCGACGCAGTGCCGGAAGGACAGCAGACGCTTCAGTTCTTGAAGGTCGGTTATCAGTTTTTTGAACAAGTCGTTGATGTCAATGCCGCCGCGCCTCATCTCAAGATTGAACTGGCGGCGTTGTCATTTCAATTGCAAACCATCAGGATATACGGTTCAAATCGCTATCTGTCGCAGTTTGAGGAAACAACCGACTTAGCATTGGATGAGGAAGAACTCCAAAGACGGTTAGGTATGACCTTGGCGAACACGTTGGCGAATGAGATCGGCATTTCACAACGGACGATGGGGCGGGCAATCGCTCGGCCTGTTATTCGTGGATTGGGCGGGGACAGGCTGCTCATTCTCGAAAACGGCGAACGGACAGGTGATAAATCCGCATCCAGTGCCGACCACGCTGTATCCATTGATCCAACAACCGCTGAAGGCGTTGAAATTACGCGGGGTCCCGCATCGCTCATTTACGGTTCAAGCACCCTGGGTGGGGTTATCAACGTCAAAAGCAATCACATACCTCAAATTCTACCGAGACGGCTCGATATGCATCTAACGTTCCAGGCTGAATCTGTTAACTCGGGTTTGACCGGAACAACAGGTTTTACTTTCCCAATTGGTGATTTTGCGGGGGGTGTCGAATGGAATCGACGCCTTGCATCTGATATACAAACGCCGGTCGGAGTCCTCGAAAACACTTCCCTTTCAAACGTCAATTTTTCAGGCGGCGCCTCGCTGATTAAGCCGTGGGGTTTCATCGGTGCCTCTGGGAGCGGATATCGTTCAGATTACGGCGTGCCGGGGTCTCCAGAAGGACATATCAGCGGCGTTAACATCGTACTCGACAAACAACGCTATGAAGGGCAGATGGAGTACCGCTTCAACACAAGGATGCTTGAAAAGGTAAGACTTCATACTGCCTATACGCGTTATCAGCATCAAGAGTTGGAGTCGAACGGAACACTTGGGGTCGAATTCGGGGTGCTAACCTACAATTTCTCAGCGATGGCGCATGTGTTGGACAACGCCGTTGCGGGTGTTTGGGGGGAATATCGAGATCATGCCACAGGTGGGTTTTATTGGACACCGCACACCCGTGAATTCGCGTTGGCAGGATTTTATCTCAACCAGCGTAACTTCGACAAACTCACCTTACAAGGGGCTATTCGCTACGACCTTAGGCGTTCGGAACCGTTTCGACCTGGGGCAGTTGTCCGAGCCGGAACCGTCCGACGCCGCGATTTCAACGGTTTCTCCGGGGCTACCTCTGGAATTTACCATTGGACGGATAGGTTGAGCACTGGAGCGACCCTGATGAAAACGTTTCGCGCACCCGGTATTGAGGAACTTTTCAGCGATGGACCCCACTTGGCTGTCTTTTCCTACGAAATCGGCAATGCAGAACTGGAACCTGAGCACGGCTATGGTACTGAACTCTTCGTCAAATACACAAACGAGAGGTTCAGGCTCAATCTGGCACTTTTCAGGAATCAGATACAGAACTACCTCATTCCGACGCACAGTGGTGAAAAGGAGTGGGGCAGCGGGGCAGCCGGATGGTTATGGATTTATCAATACATGGGACACGATGTTGTGATGGATGGGGCTGAAATCCAAATAGGGAGTGAAGTCCTCTCACAGATCCATCTTCAATTGAATATGAGTTACATCTACGGAACTGTTCAAACCAGTGGGCGACCGCTGGAGCGTATCCCACCCCTCAACGGTAAATTCGTCATTAGCTACACACCGACACCGTTGCATTTGCATGTCACATCCCGTTTTTCAGGCAGCCAGACCCGACTCGGCGAGTTTGAGGAACCGACAGACGGCTACCTCGTCTATGATATTGGAGGTTCTCTCAATTTTTCGTGGTGGCAGCTGGAGAACATGGTCGTTTTCGAGATTGAAAACCTCCTTGATACCACATACCGCGAACATTTGTCTCGCATCAAAGCGGTAATGCCGGAACCCGGACGGAACGCGAAGCTTCTGTATAAACTTAATTTTTGA